From Camelina sativa cultivar DH55 chromosome 20, Cs, whole genome shotgun sequence, the proteins below share one genomic window:
- the LOC104768848 gene encoding nuclear transcription factor Y subunit A-10-like has protein sequence MQTEELLSPPQTPWWNAFGSQPLTTESLSGDASDSFAEVKAVTPETEQGVVDKQSSTTLFTLSPGGKKSSQDVPKPHVAFTMQAACFEFGFARPVIYTKHPHVEQYYGVLSAYGPQRSSHYKKTSQ, from the exons ATGCAAACTGAGGAACTTTTGTCGCCACCACAGACTCCATGGTGGAATGCTTTTGGATCTCAGCCGTTGACTACAGAGAGCCTTTCCGGAGACGCTTCTGATTCATTCGCCGAAGTTAAGGCAGTTACTCCGGAGACAGAACAAGGTGTGGTGGATAAACAAAGTTCTACTACTCTCTTCACTTTGTCACCTG GTGGTAAAAAGAGTTCACAAGATGTGCCAAAGCCTCATGTTGCTTTCACGATGCAAGCAGCTTGCTTCGAGTTTGGATTTGCTCGGCCAGTG ATCTACACAAAGCATCCTCATGTAGAACAATACTATGGAGTTCTTTCAGCTTATGGACCTCAGAGGTCttctcactacaagaaaacaagccaaTAG